One window of Drosophila busckii strain San Diego stock center, stock number 13000-0081.31 chromosome 3L, ASM1175060v1, whole genome shotgun sequence genomic DNA carries:
- the LOC108598114 gene encoding protein masquerade — MFNNYNNMPRSNHQLFYTLGLSMLLVCASVQAQDESLAGSFLSGLLDTITSTADAKDCPGVCVHTLATLICYEVLDDVPCPSPSMKCCIESAPGKNATALRTPPATTPRITTSSSTTASSTTQRSTTAATTSTTKRTTTTTSTTPKPKPKPQPKRPASTTAATTTTTSKKPSTTKKSSTGKPKDKEEANKATDENKNCTGVCVADRIAEYCEAYLTSSGLCKEGTKCCVSLDEYANTKLPKDIYIPAKHMGNLKSNQTTVKSTVNKSSSSSTTTSTTSTTAEPARTKTNNNSAQNKPNKHKKPASTTTTEAAAEEDEDEEEDENEEQSANNKLKTEAGQGQVLKECEGECMNGIFAIFCDDIDSEAFCPGEGSCCVTGSASESATPAKTPPSSKPATKIASKPATKPARPASPPPAPAPPAASGGGGGGGDFLSQIISFAESTLNSPSSGPAPPQSPPPIQRCPGFCLLNIMAAFCERPSVLVSTPTTCSKGSVCCDNSRAGAPKPKLPPPTPPPTHAPTAPPYVIPNPSPDPREECPGSCIVSLLSFTCFKNAEMTDLFKCKRSGQICCAPKSKILEKQQFQTRNDTAYFNYPPMGPPPAYAQQPPQQAPPPPYPPTSYMSNQPPAAPPAHHALAHPYQPGLPPPPPNYADYYGPGPAPQPALPPATAPPPSTTSSTTTTPRPHVYSKYVCGVKGTLRTGRSSPALSFVAYARAKYGVQRSARQLVTPSASNNFNKSNERLVLGSAIVPIQIHNDKLGDLLEPAAVQSNQLRSYNEQAEPTAVVYPDYYQRNLAQLQSNYSRRRARVVGGEDGENGEWCWQVALINSLNQYLCGAALIGTQWVLTAAHCVTNIVRSGDAIYVRVGDYDLTRKYGSPGAQTLRVATTYIHHNHNSQTLDNDIALLKLHGQAELRDGVCLVCLPARGVSHTAGKRCTVTGYGYMGEAGPIPLRVREAEIPIVSDTECIRKVNAVTEKIFILPASSFCAGGEEGHDACQGDGGGPLVCQDDGFFELAGLVSWGFGCGRQDVPGVYVKVSSFIGWINQIISVNNL; from the exons ATGTTtaataactacaacaacatgCCCAGAAGCAATCACCAACTATTTTACACACTCGGACTGAGTATGCTGCTCGTCTGTGCGTCTGTGCAGGCTCAGGATGAGTCCTTGGCTGGCAGCTTTCTGTCCGGATTGCTGGACACCATAACAAGCACGGCGGATGCCAAGGATTGTCCGGGTGTATGCGTCCACACGCTAGCCACGCTCATCTGCTACGAGGTGCTCGACGATGTGCCCTGCCCCTCGCCCAGCATGAAGTGCTGCATTGAAAGTGCGCCAG GCAAAAACGCCACTGCCTTGCGCACGCCGCCCGCCACAACGCCCAGGataacaacaagcagctcCACAACTGCAAGTAGCACCACACAGCGCAGCACCACAGCAGCTACAACGAGCACCACCAAGCGCACCACAACGACGACCAGCACAACGCCCAAACCCAAGCCAAAGCCGCAGCCCAAGCGTCCGGCAAGCACCACAGCTGCCACTACTACAACCACAAGCAAGAAGCCCAGCACCACCAAAAAATCCAGCACAGGCAAGCCCAAGGATAAGGAGGAAGCCAATAAAGCGACTGATGAAAATA aaAACTGCACTGGCGTCTGTGTGGCGGATCGCATAGCCGAGTACTGTGAGGCTTACTTAACCAGTAGTGGACTCTGCAAGGAGGGCACCAAATGCTGCGTCTCCCTGGACGAATATGCCAATACTAAGCTGCCCAAGGATATTTATATACCTGCAA AGCACATGGGCAATCTGAAGAGCAATCAAACTACAGTCAAGTCTACGGTTAACaaatccagcagcagctcaactaCAACAAGTACAACCAGCACTACGGCGGAGCCAGCGCGCACCAAgacgaacaacaacagcgcccaAAACAAACCCAACAAGCATAAGAAGCCTGCATCAACAACGACCACTGAGGCTGCCGCTGAGGAAGATgaggatgaggaggaggatgaAAATGAAGAGCAGTCTGCCAATAACAAACTCAAGACGGAAGCTGGTCAGGGCCAAGTGCTGAAGGAGTGCGAAGGCGAATGCATGAACGGCATCTTTGCTATTTTCTGCGATGACATCGATTCGGAAGCCTTTTGTCCTGGCGAAGGCAGCTGCTGTGTAACCGGCAGCGCCTCAGAGTCAGCCACGCCTGCCAAGACACCGCCGTCCAGCAAGCCCGCAACCAAAATTGCCAGCAAACCTGCAACAAAGCCAGCGCGTCCAGCTTCACCACCACCAGCCCCAGCACCACCTGCTGCatctggcggcggcggcggcggtggagATTTCCTTTCACAGATTATTAGCTTTGCCGAGAGCACATTGAACTCGCCCAGTTCTGGACCAGCGCCACCGCAGTCGCCACCGCCCATACAGCGTTGTCCAGGCTTCTGTCTGCTCAACATAATGGCCGCCTTCTGTGAGCGTCCCTCTGTGCTGGTCTCCACGCCTACAACTTGCTCCAAGGGCTCTGTGTGCTGTGACAATTCACGTGCCGGCGCTCCCAAGCCCAAATTGCCACCACCTACGCCTCCACCAACACACGCGCCTACAGCACCACCTTATGTTATACCCAATCCCAGTCCAGATCCACGCGAGGAATGTCCCGGCTCCTGCATTGTCAGCCTGCTCAGCTTCACTTGCTTCA AAAATGCCGAAATGACGGATCTGTTTAAGTGCAAGCGCTCTGGACAAATCTGCTGCGCACCCAAGAGCAAAATACTGGAGAAGCAACAGTTCCAAACACGCAACGACACCGCTTACTTCAACTATCCGCCCATGGGACCACCACCTGCATATGCGCAGCAGCCACCACAGCAGGCGCCACCACCGCCTTATCCACCCACCAGCTACATGTCCAATCAGCCGCCTGCAGCGCCTCCTGCGCATCATGCGCTGGCACATCCCTATCAGCCTGGCTTGCCTCCACCGCCGCCCAACTATGCAGACTACTATGGACCTGGACCTGCGCCGCAGCCTGCGCTGCCGCCAGCCACAGCGCCGCCGCCAAGCACCACAagcagcaccaccacaacGCCACGTCCACATGTGTACTCCAAGTATGTATGCGGCGTCAAGGGCACACTACGCACTGGACGCAGTTCGCCAGCGCTTTCCTTTGTTGCCTACGCGCGCGCTAAGTACGGCGTACAGCGCTCGGCACGTCAACTGGTCACTCCCAGCGCTAGCAATAACTTCAACAAGTCCAACGAACGTCTGGTGCTCGGCTCCGCCATTGTGCccatacaaatacataacGATAAGCTGGGCGATCTACTGGAGCCCGCTGCAGTGCAAAGCAATCAGCTGCGCTCGTATAATGAGCAGGCCGAGCCCACTGCTGTCGTCTATCCGGACTACTATCAGCGCAATCTGGCGCAGCTGCAGTCGAACTATAGCAGACGCCGTGCGCGTGTGGTGGGTGGTGAGGATGGCGAGAATGGCGAGTGGTGCTGGCAAGTGGCGCTCATCAACTCATTGAATCAATATCTGTGTGGTGCGGCGCTCATAGGCACGCAATGGGTGCTAACGGCGGCTCACTGCGTCACCAA CATTGTGCGCTCTGGTGATGCCATCTATGTGCGCGTAGGTGACTACGATTTGACTCGTAAGTACGGCAGTCCAGGTGCACAGACGCTACGCGTGGCCACCACCTACATACACCACAATCACAACAGTCAAACGCTGGACAACGACATTGCGCTGCTGAAGCTGCATGGACAGGCAGAGCTGCGTGATGGCGTCTGTCTGGTGTGTCTGCCAGCGCGTGGCGTCAGCCATACGGCGGGCAAGCGCTGCACGGTTACAGGCTACGGCTACATGGGTGAAG CTGGTCCCATACCGCTGCGCGTGCGTGAGGCAGAGATTCCCATAGTCAGCGATACGGAATGCATACGCAAGGTGAACGCAGTGACGGAGAAGATCTTCATACTGCCCGCTTCGAGCTTCTGCGCTGGCGGCGAGGAGGGTCACGATGCCTGTCAGGGCGATGGCGGCGGTCCGCTGGTGTGCCAGGACGATGGCTTCTTTGAGCTGGCCGGTCTGGTGTCGTGGGGCTTTGGCTGCGGTCGCCAGGATGTGCCTGGCGTCTATGTGAAGGTCTCCTCGTTCATTGGCTGGATCAATCAGATCATTAGCGTGAACAACTTATAG